A genomic segment from Alteribacillus bidgolensis encodes:
- a CDS encoding S-layer homology domain-containing protein — MSYQPKSYRKFLAGSVSAAMVATTFGAVNPVNVQTADAAEAFPDVDNDYWASGSIQRLADQGVISGYKDGTYRPGEEINRGQVAAMLVAAFDLDVDENAEPPFEDLNPESYFTPYAAAVKEADLIKGRENNTQFAAGMDLSREQMATILVRAFDLEARDDVDADVGDIDKAHESHRSNIEILAQYDITNTADGNFRPKETVTRAQFAAFLDRAMQVDKEVDTSVSSVTAVDNTTVEVGFDGDVEAAVAEDFTFDPELAVLDAEVISPSDSEENQDAEGSVVRLTTEEQTEDEEYTLSYQGETTGQTFTGVAAEPAVVVEDISAVSTTSFEIDVDGELDEDLDEAAVEELLDVAVVNGDDEETALDVTGVEISEDRETITVEHADDDLEGTAGTLVVNEFEYDFDYESIEVDSVEATTTSIRSEADQQLEFTVNGFRNLSIDTLEEAGYEVEFLYSSEDDVFDEDAREQGIIDASELEESFSYAVEITDEDGNTVTSEDVTVDVNDAGEVTEVTEVGLFDGEDRWENDYVTSANQGNEIQAVAGLNFFGEEISEEIGVTVESVTSSDASIAYYDNEDGLQINGEGEVTLTVQFEGIEEPVELDLEVVADQELTSIEEDGTTEKFAIDSEGNVSGELEATLLDQYGENWEGNDDISVTVTGENDFEEKATISADAGNVSVDFDDLEGDDDSDIIDEPGEYSVSFEDDNGNALGTVDVEFVELQLDEVDNFTLSADPESVDLYEDEDTDFEVTIGAIFDEIDLEDGDVEEALAALEGDIQLSTSDEEVVSIDGGSETEVDAETLDFTVSGESEGTATITLEQEEGDFTTALASVEVEVENSTPQITDLTLADEEQPVEVTEDTNGEWSVVDPTQLASSNVEEINNEDMIASVDFSANDEAAIITITDEYGGETFVVDAEDITSSQ; from the coding sequence GTGTCTTATCAACCTAAGTCATATCGTAAGTTTTTAGCTGGTTCCGTATCTGCAGCTATGGTAGCAACGACATTCGGAGCAGTTAATCCAGTAAACGTACAAACAGCAGATGCTGCTGAAGCATTCCCGGATGTGGATAATGATTACTGGGCGTCTGGTTCCATTCAACGTCTTGCTGATCAAGGAGTTATCAGTGGGTATAAAGATGGTACATATCGTCCAGGTGAGGAAATTAATCGTGGACAAGTAGCTGCTATGCTTGTTGCGGCTTTTGACCTGGATGTAGATGAAAATGCAGAGCCGCCATTTGAAGATTTAAACCCAGAAAGTTACTTCACTCCTTATGCAGCAGCAGTAAAAGAAGCTGATTTGATTAAAGGCCGTGAAAATAACACACAATTTGCAGCAGGAATGGATCTTTCCCGTGAGCAAATGGCTACTATTCTAGTACGTGCGTTTGACCTCGAAGCTCGTGATGACGTGGATGCAGATGTAGGTGACATTGATAAAGCCCACGAAAGCCACCGCAGCAATATCGAAATTCTTGCACAATATGACATTACCAACACTGCTGATGGTAACTTCCGTCCAAAAGAAACAGTAACACGTGCGCAATTCGCCGCTTTCCTTGACCGTGCCATGCAAGTAGATAAAGAGGTAGATACAAGTGTTTCTAGTGTAACTGCAGTTGATAACACTACTGTTGAAGTAGGCTTTGACGGCGACGTAGAAGCAGCTGTTGCTGAAGACTTCACGTTTGACCCAGAGCTTGCTGTACTAGACGCAGAAGTTATTTCTCCATCTGACTCTGAAGAAAATCAAGATGCAGAAGGAAGCGTTGTTCGTCTTACAACGGAAGAGCAAACAGAAGATGAAGAATACACTCTTTCTTATCAAGGAGAAACAACTGGCCAAACATTCACTGGTGTAGCAGCAGAACCTGCAGTAGTGGTTGAAGATATTTCTGCAGTATCTACTACAAGCTTTGAAATTGATGTCGATGGCGAGCTTGATGAAGACTTGGACGAAGCTGCTGTAGAAGAGCTTCTCGACGTTGCTGTAGTAAACGGCGATGACGAAGAAACAGCACTTGACGTTACAGGTGTTGAAATCAGTGAAGATAGAGAAACAATTACAGTAGAACATGCTGACGATGATCTTGAAGGCACAGCAGGAACGCTTGTTGTTAATGAGTTCGAATATGACTTCGACTATGAAAGCATCGAAGTTGATTCTGTAGAAGCGACAACCACTTCTATTAGAAGTGAAGCAGATCAACAGTTAGAATTTACTGTAAACGGCTTCCGTAATCTATCTATTGATACGTTAGAAGAAGCTGGCTATGAAGTAGAATTCCTCTACAGTTCTGAAGATGATGTTTTTGATGAAGATGCAAGAGAACAAGGAATTATTGATGCTTCTGAATTAGAGGAGAGCTTCAGTTACGCAGTAGAAATTACGGATGAAGACGGCAATACAGTTACTTCTGAGGACGTAACAGTGGATGTAAACGACGCTGGTGAAGTAACAGAAGTTACAGAAGTTGGTCTATTCGACGGTGAAGATCGTTGGGAAAATGATTATGTAACATCTGCAAATCAAGGTAATGAGATTCAAGCAGTAGCAGGTCTTAACTTCTTTGGCGAAGAGATAAGTGAAGAAATCGGTGTAACTGTTGAATCCGTAACATCAAGCGATGCTTCTATAGCTTATTACGATAATGAAGACGGACTTCAAATAAATGGAGAAGGAGAAGTTACTCTTACCGTTCAATTTGAAGGAATCGAAGAACCAGTTGAACTTGATCTTGAAGTAGTAGCAGATCAAGAGCTTACTAGCATTGAAGAAGACGGAACAACAGAAAAATTTGCTATTGACAGCGAAGGCAATGTAAGTGGAGAGCTAGAAGCAACTCTTCTCGACCAATATGGTGAAAATTGGGAAGGGAACGATGATATCAGCGTTACTGTAACTGGAGAAAATGATTTTGAAGAAAAAGCAACTATTTCAGCAGATGCAGGAAACGTTTCTGTAGATTTTGATGACCTTGAAGGTGACGATGATAGTGATATCATTGATGAGCCTGGAGAATATTCCGTATCCTTTGAAGATGACAACGGCAATGCTTTAGGTACAGTTGATGTAGAATTTGTTGAACTTCAATTAGACGAAGTTGATAACTTCACATTAAGCGCTGACCCAGAATCTGTTGACCTTTATGAGGACGAGGATACAGACTTTGAAGTAACGATTGGTGCCATTTTCGATGAAATTGACTTAGAAGACGGAGATGTTGAAGAAGCACTTGCAGCACTTGAAGGAGATATCCAATTAAGCACAAGCGATGAAGAAGTTGTTTCCATTGACGGTGGTAGTGAGACAGAAGTAGATGCTGAAACATTAGACTTTACAGTAAGTGGCGAAAGTGAAGGAACAGCTACTATTACGCTTGAGCAAGAAGAGGGCGACTTTACTACAGCACTTGCTTCCGTAGAAGTGGAAGTGGAAAACAGCACTCCGCAAATCACTGATTTGACGCTAGCTGATGAGGAACAACCAGTAGAAGTAACGGAAGATACAAATGGTGAGTGGTCCGTAGTAGATCCAACTCAATTAGCTTCTTCTAATGTAGAGGAAATTAATAATGAAGACATGATTGCTAGCGTAGACTTCTCTGCAAATGATGAAGCAGCAATCATTACAATTACAGATGAATACGGCGGCGAAACATTTGTAGTAGACGCTGAAGACATTACTTCTTCCCAATAA
- a CDS encoding DUF948 domain-containing protein: MSNQKNDKDKQEEKSTEENTLDLNGIWKAASSLIKDDTFANAISGMKDKDTNLVEVFKQYTENSSHKFDELREQLDNVKKELTEQLSNTNKELEQLNKKIEAIKSNNEGS; the protein is encoded by the coding sequence TTGAGTAATCAAAAAAATGATAAGGATAAACAGGAAGAGAAATCTACAGAGGAGAATACTTTAGATTTAAACGGTATATGGAAAGCTGCTTCGTCCTTGATTAAGGATGACACTTTTGCAAATGCCATTTCAGGTATGAAAGATAAGGACACGAATTTAGTTGAGGTATTTAAACAGTATACTGAAAATTCTTCTCACAAATTTGATGAATTAAGAGAACAATTAGACAATGTAAAGAAAGAATTAACGGAACAATTAAGTAATACAAATAAGGAATTAGAACAATTGAATAAAAAGATAGAGGCCATTAAAAGTAATAACGAGGGTTCTTAA